In a single window of the Streptomyces sp. CGMCC 4.7035 genome:
- a CDS encoding relaxase/mobilization nuclease domain-containing protein: MIAAIKPAGSNTRGLLAYLYGPGRQDEHLDPHIVAGFAMLGMPDPGRDENATLTALARYLDEPVRLRNSEFGKKVTDHVWHCPVRAAPEDRHLSDTEWGEIAQRIVQAAGIAPTGDDLACRWITVRHADDHIHILATTVREDGRRPKLHDSGLRVGDACREIEKDYGLRQLKKGDRTGARSPTQAEMHKAERLGWEQTSPEWLQDRIRAAIPHVTNAEEFLSYLEADGIEVKARRGPSGDLLGYAVGRPGDVNENGEQIFHPGGKIAPGLSLPKITARLESSRPEEHPTARRNRASTPWHQAADALDTLHADLADDTHAQAHVSALGELIEATSQKAPANLRAELQAASKAFARAQRSQVRAEDRAAHALRSAARDIVRTATGPDGSALAALVAALVWAAIVAGRWHEAKSHAHQADAARQTVRHLQMAADRALAPTLAELAARPPREEARRVLVGDVRAAVPDHAERIFADPAWFALATVLADAEARGHEPHQLLKEAAAQRELTTARQPARVLITRIQHTGRNPAPNRRAEAARRRSTMASTVLTEQSRNPQTAVAATTPTEKQHRQRR, from the coding sequence ACTGCACTCGCCCGCTACCTCGACGAACCGGTCCGGCTGCGCAACAGCGAGTTCGGCAAGAAGGTCACCGACCACGTCTGGCACTGCCCCGTCCGTGCCGCCCCCGAAGACCGCCACCTCTCCGACACCGAATGGGGCGAGATCGCCCAGCGCATCGTCCAGGCGGCTGGCATCGCCCCCACGGGTGACGACCTCGCCTGCCGCTGGATCACCGTACGCCACGCCGACGACCACATCCACATCCTCGCCACCACCGTCCGCGAAGACGGCCGCCGCCCCAAACTCCACGACAGCGGCCTCCGCGTCGGCGACGCATGCCGCGAGATCGAAAAGGACTACGGACTGCGCCAGCTGAAGAAGGGCGACCGCACTGGCGCCCGCAGCCCCACCCAGGCCGAGATGCACAAGGCCGAACGCCTCGGCTGGGAACAGACCAGCCCCGAGTGGCTGCAGGACCGTATCCGCGCCGCCATCCCCCACGTGACCAACGCCGAGGAATTCCTGTCCTACCTGGAAGCCGACGGCATCGAGGTCAAGGCCCGGCGCGGCCCATCAGGCGACCTTCTGGGGTATGCGGTCGGCCGACCCGGCGACGTCAACGAGAACGGCGAGCAGATCTTCCACCCCGGAGGCAAGATCGCCCCCGGCCTCTCCCTGCCCAAAATCACCGCCCGCCTCGAATCCAGCCGGCCCGAAGAACACCCCACCGCCCGCCGCAACCGCGCCAGCACCCCCTGGCATCAAGCCGCCGACGCTCTCGACACCCTCCACGCCGACCTCGCCGATGACACCCACGCCCAGGCCCACGTCAGCGCCCTCGGTGAACTGATCGAAGCGACCTCCCAGAAGGCACCCGCCAATCTGCGCGCCGAACTCCAGGCTGCCTCGAAGGCGTTCGCCCGGGCCCAGCGGTCCCAGGTCCGGGCGGAAGACCGCGCCGCCCACGCCCTGCGCAGCGCGGCACGCGACATCGTCCGCACCGCCACTGGCCCTGACGGTAGCGCGCTGGCCGCTCTGGTCGCAGCTCTGGTCTGGGCTGCCATCGTCGCTGGGCGCTGGCACGAAGCGAAGAGCCATGCCCACCAGGCCGACGCCGCCCGCCAGACCGTCCGGCACCTCCAGATGGCCGCTGACCGCGCCCTCGCCCCGACACTCGCCGAACTCGCAGCCCGGCCGCCGAGGGAGGAAGCCCGTCGCGTTCTGGTCGGCGACGTACGGGCAGCCGTCCCCGACCACGCCGAACGGATATTCGCCGACCCGGCCTGGTTTGCGCTCGCCACCGTCCTCGCCGACGCCGAAGCCCGCGGCCACGAACCCCACCAGCTCCTCAAGGAAGCCGCTGCCCAACGCGAGCTGACCACCGCCCGTCAACCTGCCCGAGTCCTGATCACCCGCATCCAGCACACCGGCCGAAACCCGGCACCAAACCGCCGCGCCGAAGCCGCCCGCCGACGCTCGACCATGGCAAGCACGGTCCTCACGGAGCAGAGCCGCAACCCCCAGACCGCAGTAGCGGCGACGACACCCACCGAAAAGCAGCACCGACAGCGCCGGTAG
- a CDS encoding DUF6087 family protein, with the protein MDDEPLRDWAERRDAKIGRLRAVPVVSGDGPRASHLNPDAPRAIERWNGHVWEPYGFASNLAEAKAILYPEASEPPPAGPVPKPLGSGTGKHRKPQTPRSEGGGQAQR; encoded by the coding sequence ATGGACGACGAGCCGCTGAGGGATTGGGCGGAACGCCGCGACGCGAAGATCGGCCGACTTCGCGCCGTGCCTGTCGTCTCCGGCGACGGCCCCAGGGCATCCCATCTGAACCCAGATGCACCCCGCGCCATCGAGCGCTGGAACGGGCACGTGTGGGAGCCGTACGGGTTCGCCTCCAACTTGGCCGAGGCCAAGGCCATCCTGTACCCAGAAGCCAGTGAGCCGCCGCCCGCAGGCCCGGTGCCGAAGCCGCTCGGCTCCGGCACCGGCAAGCACCGCAAACCCCAGACCCCCAGGTCGGAGGGCGGCGGCCAAGCGCAACGGTGA
- the tgmC gene encoding ATP-grasp peptide maturase system methyltransferase, with amino-acid sequence MASETDIETVAVDLRRRLAGQLQEDGWLRSPAWRAAVEATPRHLFVPRFYRESNTPGVTTWEPVTPETAGQEEWLRLVYTDETWMTQFDSRDIDWADPKPISNAAPTSSSTLPSLVVRMLEDLDVQDGMNILEIGTGTGYSTALMCHRLGSERVASIETDDGVARRAREALTTAGYTPRLLVGDGRAGHPDGAPYDRLIATCGFRNIPPAWLNQVQPGGVILTTLRGWMRSLGLVKLIVTGDSASGWFSEDDPSFMIARQQDAPESLGMIPAPDDGTTRKATYGPEVLSSSGPAFMAQLAAPDARSFSMAVDGGPASTFVLDSVTDSFAVLAPTDDGWQVRQGGPRRLWEAVESAVGTWEEYGSPSTAAFGVTVSRGEQVVWLGNPNGPQWPLPS; translated from the coding sequence GTGGCCAGTGAGACCGATATCGAGACGGTCGCGGTCGATCTACGGCGCCGCCTCGCCGGACAACTACAGGAGGACGGCTGGCTGCGGTCGCCGGCCTGGCGTGCCGCCGTCGAGGCCACTCCTCGCCACCTGTTCGTCCCTCGGTTCTACCGGGAGAGCAACACTCCCGGCGTCACCACCTGGGAGCCAGTCACACCGGAAACCGCCGGCCAGGAGGAGTGGCTCCGTCTCGTCTACACCGACGAGACATGGATGACCCAGTTCGACAGCCGGGACATCGACTGGGCCGACCCGAAGCCCATCAGCAATGCCGCCCCCACCTCGTCGTCGACCTTGCCGAGCCTCGTGGTTCGGATGCTCGAAGACCTCGACGTGCAGGACGGCATGAACATCCTGGAGATCGGCACCGGCACTGGCTACTCCACAGCACTCATGTGCCACCGGCTCGGCAGCGAGCGCGTGGCCTCGATCGAGACGGACGACGGCGTGGCCCGTCGCGCCCGCGAGGCTCTCACCACAGCCGGATACACCCCTCGGCTGTTGGTGGGGGACGGCCGCGCCGGCCACCCAGACGGAGCCCCGTACGACCGGCTGATCGCCACATGCGGCTTCCGCAACATCCCGCCCGCCTGGCTGAACCAGGTGCAGCCAGGCGGCGTCATCCTCACCACCCTGCGCGGCTGGATGCGCTCCCTCGGCCTGGTCAAACTCATCGTGACTGGAGACAGCGCGAGCGGCTGGTTCAGCGAGGACGATCCGAGCTTCATGATCGCCCGCCAGCAGGACGCGCCGGAGAGCCTCGGCATGATTCCGGCGCCCGACGACGGAACGACGCGGAAGGCAACGTACGGCCCAGAGGTCCTCAGCAGCTCCGGTCCGGCCTTCATGGCTCAGCTCGCGGCGCCGGACGCCCGCTCCTTCTCCATGGCGGTCGACGGCGGGCCAGCCAGCACATTCGTGCTGGACAGCGTCACCGATTCCTTCGCCGTCCTGGCTCCTACGGACGACGGCTGGCAGGTCCGCCAAGGTGGCCCGCGCCGCCTGTGGGAAGCGGTCGAGTCGGCGGTGGGCACCTGGGAGGAGTACGGCTCACCGAGCACCGCCGCGTTCGGTGTGACGGTCTCCCGCGGCGAACAGGTCGTCTGGCTCGGGAATCCGAACGGCCCGCAGTGGCCGCTACCCTCCTGA
- the tgmB gene encoding ATP-grasp ribosomal peptide maturase — translation MTNNDHPVLVVTNLDDPTADFVIAELHDRGVPVVRFDSGDFPATLSCSAAIGGTDSWRGSVQTPSRRAELGAVRSVYYRRPSGFAFPHLDRQDERFAVAQARYGLGGILTSLPGCLYVNHPNRIGDAEYKPAGLAAAAAVGFTVPPTLITNVPHDARAFIKEHGTVIFKSISVPLYLVDGKARTVPVTEVTVDEIDDSVTGTMHLFQQCVHKVADVRVTVIGDQIFAVRIDSGLLDWRTDYNTHTYTPLAAPPTVERSMRAYLKHFGLVFGAFDFALTDSGEWIFIECNPSGQWAWMEPPTGLPMTAALADLLEGGIRGQ, via the coding sequence GTGACGAACAACGATCATCCGGTCCTGGTCGTCACCAACCTCGACGACCCGACCGCGGACTTCGTGATCGCCGAGCTGCACGACCGGGGTGTCCCGGTCGTGCGGTTCGACTCCGGTGACTTCCCCGCCACGCTGTCGTGCTCGGCCGCCATCGGCGGCACCGACAGCTGGCGGGGAAGCGTGCAGACCCCGAGCCGACGTGCCGAGCTGGGTGCCGTGCGGTCCGTGTACTACCGGCGCCCCTCCGGGTTTGCGTTCCCCCACCTCGACAGGCAGGACGAACGGTTCGCCGTGGCTCAGGCCCGCTACGGCCTCGGCGGCATCCTGACCTCTCTGCCCGGCTGCCTCTACGTCAACCACCCCAACCGCATTGGCGACGCCGAATACAAGCCCGCCGGGCTAGCGGCAGCAGCGGCGGTCGGCTTCACAGTGCCGCCGACCTTGATCACCAACGTTCCCCACGACGCGCGGGCCTTCATCAAGGAGCACGGCACCGTCATCTTCAAGTCGATCTCGGTGCCGCTCTATCTGGTCGACGGCAAGGCCCGGACCGTGCCGGTGACCGAGGTGACCGTCGACGAGATCGACGACTCCGTCACCGGCACCATGCACCTGTTCCAGCAGTGCGTGCACAAGGTCGCCGACGTCCGCGTCACGGTCATCGGCGATCAGATCTTCGCCGTACGAATCGACTCCGGCCTCCTCGACTGGCGGACGGACTACAACACGCACACCTACACGCCGCTTGCCGCGCCGCCAACGGTGGAGCGGTCTATGCGTGCCTACCTGAAGCACTTCGGGCTCGTCTTCGGAGCATTCGACTTCGCTCTGACCGACTCCGGCGAGTGGATCTTCATCGAGTGCAATCCTTCCGGACAGTGGGCATGGATGGAGCCGCCGACAGGTCTGCCTATGACCGCCGCACTCGCCGATCTCCTGGAAGGAGGCATCCGTGGCCAGTGA
- the tgmA gene encoding putative ATP-grasp-modified RiPP, translating into MFNYMDRFPTGSPLPQGHLTAAPWGLRRLAPYPPVEGPDYAAVKLDPETQTARYFDASGAPTMSPGHGTSSGTNPATGTTGQGDRAGGDAPDSDTGNDTDQ; encoded by the coding sequence GTGTTCAACTACATGGATCGCTTCCCCACCGGCAGCCCGCTGCCGCAAGGACACCTGACCGCAGCTCCATGGGGGCTGCGGCGTCTCGCCCCGTACCCGCCCGTCGAGGGCCCGGACTACGCGGCGGTGAAGCTGGACCCGGAGACGCAGACCGCCCGGTACTTCGACGCCTCGGGGGCACCCACCATGTCCCCGGGCCACGGCACGTCCTCCGGCACCAACCCCGCGACCGGCACCACGGGGCAGGGAGACCGCGCCGGCGGTGACGCCCCCGACAGCGACACGGGGAACGACACCGACCAGTGA